CTGGGCTGCCATCATCGCGGTGGCCGGAACCACGTTCGCGGCGGTGCCGCTGGTGGTGATGGCACTGTCCCCGGTCGGTGACAGGGTTCTGTTCGACGGTAGCTACGTTGTCGACCCGTTTGCCCTCGTGATGAAGGGACTGTTCCTGATCGCTGGGTACGTCGTGGTGCTGATGTCGTTCTCGTACGTCGAGTCGGACGGCTATTACGAAGGCGAGTACTACTTCCTGCTGTTGCTGTCGATCCTCGGTTCGCTGGTCCTTGCATCCGGCCGGGACCTGATCAGTCTGTTCATCGGGATCGAACTGGTGGCGACACCCATGTACGTGCTCTCCGGGTTCCGTAAGCATGATCTGAAGTCGAACGAGGCCGCCCTGAAGTACTACCTGCTCGGAGTCCTCGCGTCCGCGTTGCTGCTCTACGGGTCCTCATTCGTATATGGCCTCACCGGGGCACTCACATACGATCGGATCGCCGCCGCTGCCGGTGGTCTCGTGCATGAGCCGGCCTTCATCATGGCGGTGCTGTTCATTCTCGCCGGGATCGGCTTCAAGGTGTCGGCCGTGCCGTTCCATTTCTGGGCGCCCGACACCTATGAGGGCGCTCCTATCCCGATCGCCGCCTACCTGTCGGTGAGCTCGAAGGCGGCAGGTTTCGTCGCGCTGATGGCGGTCGTTTACCGGGCGTTTGGACCGGCCTCGGCGGTGTGGGCGCCGATGATATGGGTGATGGCGGCGCTCTCGATGACGCTCGCCAACTTGTCGGCACTGAAACAGAACAACATCGTCCGGCTGCTCGCGTATTCATCGATCTCCCACGCAGGGTTCATGCTGGTCCCGTTCGTGGTCGCTCCCTACGTGGGACCGGAAGGTCTCGGAAACGCCGTGGCCGCCACCGTGACCTATCTGGTGATCTACGCGTTCATGAACCTGGGCGCCTTCGCCCTCGTGATCGCCGGCTCCCGCAAGGCCGGGTCGGGTGATGTCGACGGGTGGGCCGGGATGGCCACCTACGCTCCCGGCCTCGCCTTTCTCGGCGCCGTGCTCTTCTTCGGCCTGGCGGGGATTCCACCGCTCGCCGGGTGGTTCGCCAAGTTTGTGATGTTCCGGGTGGCGTTGACCGCCGGGAGCGGCTGGGCGGTTTCCCTTGCGGTGATCGCGGCGCTCAACTC
This DNA window, taken from Gammaproteobacteria bacterium, encodes the following:
- the nuoN gene encoding NADH-quinone oxidoreductase subunit NuoN — protein: MIDYLALSPEIIIAATAVVVLLADLWLSRERKFWAAIIAVAGTTFAAVPLVVMALSPVGDRVLFDGSYVVDPFALVMKGLFLIAGYVVVLMSFSYVESDGYYEGEYYFLLLLSILGSLVLASGRDLISLFIGIELVATPMYVLSGFRKHDLKSNEAALKYYLLGVLASALLLYGSSFVYGLTGALTYDRIAAAAGGLVHEPAFIMAVLFILAGIGFKVSAVPFHFWAPDTYEGAPIPIAAYLSVSSKAAGFVALMAVVYRAFGPASAVWAPMIWVMAALSMTLANLSALKQNNIVRLLAYSSISHAGFMLVPFVVAPYVGPEGLGNAVAATVTYLVIYAFMNLGAFALVIAGSRKAGSGDVDGWAGMATYAPGLAFLGAVLFFGLAGIPPLAGWFAKFVMFRVALTAGSGWAVSLAVIAALNSVVAVYYYARVVKAMWMDPVPATVPEIEIRERPTPMALSLALGITAAVVLITGAVPGIVTFFSDATKVLVGGF